One Methylophaga marina DNA window includes the following coding sequences:
- a CDS encoding mechanosensitive ion channel domain-containing protein, whose protein sequence is MYYRYTITFLIKQALPQMTAIPSSNNIHFITVLLLACLLLVLSHTATAGVVDLLSSGTEQTTKGTANSGDQQATESNESGEEKKAEEPLPKPSAIPVQPTLDPEPELPLESKLSSPQHDDIRQQIQNLRQSLEQRQSALESSKSRLAHAQSLLKRLDNEYRSFELRLEKAGLNLTYDYARLLRQRLERLRSQTIASGLTQGISEQLSAAREEQLRLEEYEAIKDPDATAQVRLRQARQEVVIELHAVVTKHIDVLDEYYNTVVELQERFEAYQELLQQRLFWLPSAVRVDIHTIKELYQGTVWFVSAFQIKPFFDAMQNSLAERSIGIVMLLMTLVILLVRRRTMLTKLTESAEDVGNVSHDRFSNTLKALLLSFLLALPGVIALSTAALMLKEGNNFIAALSSGFSDAAFMTLLLGVLNSVARRNGLGERHFNWNGTTLAAIRKQIPMLLAVLLPVVIILPTMETPEGTIYSDSIGRLLFTVASLALAWFAYRVMTALRQLAHDKAFLKVTQQLLVATPLLLAIASLWGYHYTAVELEGLMFISTCWLAFMMLLYYLALRSMSVRERRMTLKRLLEQRAAERKLAEAREAAENSGEGVPVTLNMPEMDLADISQQSKSLVRILAVVLSTYVLWIFWADVIPALQVFDNITLWTISTDIEGESSLPVTLGDLMLALLIGVGTFLAIRNLPGTLEVTILSHINLEPGAGYAITTLVTYFIVLIGLGAALAVIGLQWAKLQWLVAALGVGLGFGLQEIVANFVSGIILLFERPIRVGDTVTIGETTGTVSRIRIRATTLVDWDRKEQIIPNKTFVTQDLTNWTLSDPITRVIIRVGVAYGSDVDQVRDILHEVVVNNERVVEEPAPAVFCVGLGDSSLNFEVRAFVRDIMDFMPLSHEMHSAITNALKDAEVEIPFPQRDIHIRTAPVSEGEPVLSKESS, encoded by the coding sequence ATGTATTATCGTTACACTATCACATTTCTGATTAAACAGGCTTTGCCACAAATGACAGCCATACCGTCATCCAACAACATTCATTTTATTACCGTACTGCTTCTAGCCTGTTTGTTATTAGTGCTGTCCCATACCGCTACAGCAGGAGTCGTGGATCTATTATCATCTGGCACGGAGCAAACCACAAAAGGCACTGCAAATTCGGGTGATCAGCAAGCCACTGAGAGCAACGAGTCCGGTGAAGAGAAAAAAGCGGAAGAACCACTACCAAAACCTTCTGCTATTCCAGTCCAGCCAACACTTGATCCCGAGCCAGAGCTTCCACTGGAAAGTAAATTATCGTCGCCTCAACACGATGATATTCGTCAGCAGATACAAAACCTTCGCCAGTCATTGGAGCAGCGCCAGTCAGCGTTGGAGAGCAGCAAAAGTCGGCTAGCTCATGCCCAGTCATTACTGAAACGGCTGGATAATGAGTACCGCAGTTTTGAGTTACGACTTGAGAAGGCTGGCCTTAACCTAACGTATGACTATGCGCGATTGCTTCGTCAACGATTGGAACGCCTTAGAAGCCAGACAATTGCCAGCGGCTTAACCCAAGGCATTAGTGAGCAGCTATCTGCAGCACGGGAAGAACAACTTCGACTCGAAGAGTACGAGGCGATTAAAGACCCTGACGCGACGGCTCAAGTTCGACTTCGACAAGCCCGTCAGGAAGTCGTCATTGAGCTCCATGCTGTCGTGACAAAACATATCGATGTTCTCGATGAATACTACAATACTGTCGTCGAACTCCAAGAACGTTTTGAAGCCTATCAAGAACTATTACAGCAACGACTTTTTTGGCTTCCCAGTGCTGTACGTGTCGATATACACACAATCAAAGAGCTTTATCAGGGAACAGTATGGTTTGTCTCTGCTTTTCAGATTAAGCCATTCTTTGACGCCATGCAGAACTCCTTAGCCGAGCGAAGCATCGGTATCGTAATGCTGCTGATGACATTAGTTATCTTATTAGTACGACGTCGTACTATGTTAACCAAGCTGACAGAGTCAGCAGAGGATGTGGGTAACGTCAGTCATGACAGGTTTTCAAATACACTCAAAGCATTACTGTTGAGTTTCTTATTGGCATTACCAGGAGTAATCGCATTATCTACCGCAGCTCTGATGCTCAAAGAGGGCAATAATTTCATCGCTGCATTGTCATCAGGGTTTTCGGATGCCGCCTTTATGACGCTTCTACTAGGTGTATTAAATTCCGTCGCACGTCGAAATGGATTGGGTGAAAGACATTTCAACTGGAACGGCACCACTTTGGCAGCTATTCGAAAGCAGATCCCTATGTTACTGGCGGTATTGCTCCCGGTAGTGATTATATTGCCAACAATGGAAACACCAGAAGGCACGATTTACAGTGACAGTATAGGCCGCTTGCTATTTACCGTAGCGTCACTGGCTCTCGCTTGGTTCGCTTACCGAGTGATGACCGCTTTACGGCAATTAGCGCATGACAAGGCTTTTCTGAAAGTAACACAGCAGCTATTGGTGGCCACACCCTTGTTGCTCGCCATAGCCTCACTATGGGGCTATCACTACACCGCCGTCGAGCTGGAAGGACTGATGTTTATAAGCACCTGCTGGCTCGCTTTTATGATGCTCTTATATTACCTGGCACTGCGCAGCATGTCTGTGCGAGAAAGACGAATGACTCTTAAACGTTTGCTTGAGCAACGTGCTGCCGAACGCAAACTGGCCGAAGCCCGGGAGGCCGCAGAAAACTCGGGAGAAGGTGTACCAGTTACGCTTAACATGCCCGAAATGGATCTGGCAGATATCAGTCAGCAAAGTAAGTCACTTGTCCGCATATTGGCCGTTGTACTCTCGACTTATGTACTGTGGATTTTCTGGGCTGACGTGATACCTGCCCTACAGGTTTTTGACAATATTACGCTTTGGACCATCAGCACTGATATCGAGGGTGAAAGCTCCCTACCCGTTACCCTTGGTGATCTCATGCTGGCGTTACTGATTGGCGTAGGCACGTTTTTGGCAATCCGTAACCTGCCAGGCACACTTGAGGTAACCATATTGAGTCATATCAATCTTGAGCCAGGTGCGGGTTATGCTATTACCACGCTAGTCACCTATTTCATTGTATTAATCGGTTTAGGCGCAGCACTTGCCGTCATCGGCCTGCAATGGGCCAAACTACAGTGGCTAGTTGCCGCCTTGGGGGTCGGACTTGGTTTTGGTTTGCAGGAAATTGTAGCTAATTTTGTCTCCGGTATTATCTTATTGTTTGAACGTCCAATTCGCGTAGGTGACACGGTGACAATAGGAGAAACAACTGGCACCGTATCCCGTATTCGCATTAGGGCAACCACACTGGTCGACTGGGACCGAAAAGAACAAATTATCCCCAATAAAACCTTCGTTACCCAAGATCTAACCAACTGGACGCTCTCAGATCCAATTACCCGAGTCATTATTAGAGTTGGTGTTGCCTATGGTTCAGATGTCGATCAAGTACGTGACATTCTGCATGAGGTGGTGGTAAACAATGAAAGAGTGGTGGAAGAACCTGCACCCGCCGTATTTTGTGTGGGCTTGGGAGACAGTTCACTAAACTTTGAGGTGAGAGCTTTTGTACGAGACATAATGGACTTTATGCCGTTATCACATGAAATGCACTCCGCCATTACCAATGCACTTAAAGATGCTGAAGTAGAAATTCCCTTTCCGCAACGTGACATTCATATCCGCACGGCACCAGTATCTGAGGGTGAACCAGTTCTATCAAAGGAGTCATCGTAA
- a CDS encoding ABC transporter ATP-binding protein produces MIEVQNVSVHYGQKKVVDNLSFILGDAELLTLVGPTGCGKTTILQALAGLIPISDGTIKLGSHTVTATKTIAPEKRQVGMVFQDFALFPHLTVIENVSFKLKDNAKADYWIELLGLTPWRDVKPANLSGGQKQRVALARTLAHEPAFVLLDEPLSNLDAALKDDLRWEIRQALKEAGVPAIWVTHDQEEALSVGDRIGILKDGKLQQIDTPENCFSKPQSRFVARFLGDASFLPGTLNTSSNIVATALGNAPASPVNDAQGEVDLLLRPDDLSLTLDEAGNGEIIWSRYEGSARLYGVKTDAGATVKIRCSHENIAEPGQRVMMHIITTHPLAVFER; encoded by the coding sequence ATGATTGAAGTGCAGAATGTTTCTGTCCATTACGGACAGAAAAAAGTGGTTGATAACCTTAGCTTTATACTCGGTGACGCTGAACTGTTAACACTGGTTGGCCCCACTGGATGCGGTAAAACAACCATTCTTCAAGCATTAGCTGGGCTTATTCCTATTTCTGATGGCACGATTAAGCTGGGCTCACACACAGTAACTGCCACTAAAACCATCGCGCCGGAAAAACGCCAGGTTGGTATGGTGTTTCAGGACTTTGCACTGTTTCCCCATCTGACCGTTATAGAGAATGTCAGCTTCAAACTGAAAGACAATGCTAAAGCCGACTACTGGATCGAATTACTGGGCCTAACGCCTTGGCGTGATGTCAAACCGGCGAACCTTTCTGGCGGTCAGAAACAACGTGTGGCACTAGCTAGAACGTTGGCACATGAGCCTGCCTTTGTGTTGCTGGATGAGCCACTCTCCAATCTGGATGCAGCCTTAAAAGATGATTTACGCTGGGAAATTCGTCAGGCACTGAAAGAAGCAGGCGTACCAGCCATTTGGGTCACCCATGATCAGGAAGAAGCCCTGTCTGTCGGTGACCGGATTGGCATTCTCAAAGATGGCAAACTACAACAAATCGACACACCAGAAAACTGCTTTAGTAAACCACAAAGTCGCTTTGTAGCTCGTTTTCTCGGTGATGCCAGCTTTCTACCCGGCACACTTAATACCAGTAGTAACATTGTCGCCACTGCTTTAGGTAATGCACCAGCCTCCCCCGTCAATGATGCACAAGGTGAGGTGGATTTATTACTTCGACCTGACGATCTCTCATTAACGCTCGACGAAGCGGGTAATGGCGAAATTATCTGGAGTCGTTATGAAGGCAGTGCTCGTCTATATGGAGTCAAAACCGATGCTGGAGCAACGGTGAAAATTCGTTGCAGTCATGAAAACATCGCAGAACCAGGTCAGCGTGTGATGATGCATATCATTACGACACATCCTCTAGCCGTTTTCGAGCGCTAA
- a CDS encoding DUF488 domain-containing protein — translation MNIKLHRIYESDAPTGYRVLVDRLWPRGVSKEDADLDAHWEELTPSDELRKWFDHDPDKWNSFRKQYLSELSEHKQTAKDYLAEVTQKNVVLLYAAKDKQHSHAHILKEYLEKLG, via the coding sequence ATGAACATTAAGCTACATCGCATTTATGAAAGTGATGCACCCACAGGTTACCGAGTGCTGGTGGACCGATTATGGCCACGTGGCGTATCAAAAGAAGACGCCGATCTGGATGCTCACTGGGAAGAACTCACCCCCAGTGATGAACTACGTAAATGGTTTGACCACGATCCTGACAAATGGAACAGCTTTCGTAAACAATACCTCAGCGAACTGAGTGAACATAAACAAACCGCCAAAGACTATCTAGCCGAAGTTACCCAAAAAAATGTCGTGCTCCTCTATGCAGCAAAAGACAAACAACACAGCCATGCACATATATTAAAAGAGTATCTGGAGAAGTTGGGTTAG
- a CDS encoding alpha/beta hydrolase, translating to MKFYLLVALFFFASDLFADQTETIIKLKTETGILEGSLMIPTGNSPVPVALIIAGSGPTDRDGNNPAMKNNSLKMLAEALSENGIATLRYDKRGIGKSQQAGVNESELRFDHYISDAKDWVALLNKDERFSGITIIGHSEGSLIGMVAAQESCVKNFISIAGPGLSADKVILEQIESQSPQVLTRVLPIIERLRQGKMVNDVNPQLYALFRPSVQPYMISWFKYDPTEEIAKLKMLVLTIQGLNDIQVSEAQAKMLAKANPHAQLKLVDDMNHIFKQSGTSRADNLASYNQPDLPINPVLTHVITDFVMKNDK from the coding sequence ATGAAATTCTATTTATTGGTTGCTTTGTTCTTTTTTGCTAGTGATCTGTTTGCTGATCAAACAGAAACCATCATTAAGTTGAAAACCGAGACAGGAATACTGGAAGGCTCCCTCATGATTCCCACTGGAAATAGTCCAGTGCCTGTTGCATTAATCATTGCAGGCTCGGGGCCGACGGACAGAGATGGCAATAACCCTGCGATGAAGAATAATTCTCTAAAAATGCTGGCAGAGGCGTTGTCTGAAAATGGTATTGCCACTCTGAGGTATGACAAACGAGGCATTGGTAAAAGCCAACAAGCGGGTGTAAATGAGAGTGAGTTACGGTTTGATCATTACATTTCAGATGCGAAAGACTGGGTAGCGTTATTAAACAAGGATGAGCGGTTTAGTGGCATCACAATCATAGGACACAGTGAAGGTTCATTGATTGGCATGGTGGCGGCTCAGGAAAGCTGTGTGAAAAACTTCATCTCTATTGCTGGCCCAGGTCTTTCGGCAGATAAGGTCATATTGGAACAAATAGAGTCACAATCGCCGCAAGTTCTAACTCGTGTATTACCCATCATTGAGCGTCTTAGGCAAGGCAAAATGGTTAATGACGTTAATCCGCAACTGTATGCTTTATTTAGGCCGAGTGTGCAGCCTTACATGATATCTTGGTTTAAGTATGACCCCACCGAAGAAATAGCCAAACTTAAGATGCTAGTGTTGACTATCCAGGGGTTGAACGACATTCAAGTGAGTGAAGCCCAAGCAAAAATGCTAGCCAAAGCTAACCCTCATGCACAGTTGAAGCTGGTTGATGACATGAATCATATTTTCAAACAGTCGGGGACAAGTCGGGCAGATAATCTTGCTAGCTATAATCAGCCCGATCTACCCATTAATCCTGTCCTGACTCATGTCATCACTGACTTTGTTATGAAAAATGATAAATAA
- a CDS encoding type II toxin-antitoxin system RelB/DinJ family antitoxin: MKTEMLSTRIDADTKLAFTNVCEDMGLSTSQALKLFAKAVVNYGGIPFELKVRQPNEITAAAIAELEAGNASSAKDVEELFSNLNIGKLR; encoded by the coding sequence ATGAAGACAGAAATGCTAAGCACCCGAATTGATGCCGATACCAAATTGGCATTTACTAACGTATGCGAAGATATGGGATTAAGCACCTCCCAGGCGCTAAAGCTATTTGCCAAAGCGGTGGTTAATTATGGTGGTATTCCTTTTGAACTTAAAGTGCGCCAACCCAATGAGATAACCGCCGCTGCTATTGCTGAGCTTGAAGCTGGCAATGCCAGTTCTGCTAAAGATGTTGAAGAATTATTTAGCAATTTGAATATTGGAAAGCTTCGTTGA
- a CDS encoding inverse autotransporter beta domain-containing protein, with protein sequence MNKTLLSLMLTASFVTIADAKAETAPSTDKWQPRIDFEGKLGNERSLGEADLLIPLWQNNDSLLFANLRGRMDNDDSYEGNISVGLRHMLDNGWNLGGYGYFDRRKSPYDNFFNQVTLGVEALSMDWDLRANAYIPVGETRHFEESLDTVDFSGTAITYRAGEERSMSGYDAEIGWRIPVFSSEDDKQLRIYAGGYRFTDSRAETIQGPRARLEMKFNALPFLSRGSRLSLGLEYQHDDPRGSQRFAMLRLSIPLGGTKARSSRALTAMEQRMTDPVVRDVDVVSQGGSYGSPEVIRETADGKRIVLFDDSVNGNNVSTAIANAGENTTVILNGDYNGVNTLTTVQQGQDILGAANLKVKTPSGRTVSITTPSASLSGEGDNNGSGLFRFFEMADNSSLIGVKAKITNSSSAMIAKIEGKENVKILNNTLTSEVSSGSSAVILTIRNSRNVTVRDNKMNLIANGYNGAVLQILNNNANIDFSNNNLNMAGTSPVSKWVTYFLGTGVTINNLSGTGNTSNLVTCNISGGYTITGSIETNGINLCPP encoded by the coding sequence ATGAACAAAACACTGCTTTCTCTCATGCTCACCGCCAGCTTTGTCACTATCGCTGACGCCAAAGCTGAAACAGCCCCCTCAACTGATAAGTGGCAGCCACGCATCGACTTTGAAGGCAAACTGGGTAACGAGCGTAGCCTGGGTGAAGCAGATTTATTGATACCGCTTTGGCAAAACAACGACAGCCTGCTGTTTGCCAATCTGCGCGGTCGAATGGATAACGATGACAGCTATGAAGGCAACATCAGTGTGGGTCTTCGGCACATGCTGGACAATGGTTGGAACCTCGGTGGCTATGGCTATTTTGACCGTCGTAAAAGCCCCTATGACAATTTCTTCAACCAAGTGACCTTAGGTGTCGAAGCCTTGTCGATGGACTGGGATTTACGCGCCAATGCCTATATCCCCGTAGGAGAAACTCGCCACTTTGAAGAAAGTTTAGACACGGTCGATTTTTCCGGCACAGCTATCACCTATCGTGCCGGTGAAGAACGTTCCATGAGCGGTTACGACGCTGAAATCGGTTGGCGTATACCCGTATTTTCTTCCGAGGACGATAAGCAATTACGTATCTATGCCGGTGGTTACCGGTTTACCGACAGCCGGGCAGAAACCATCCAGGGACCACGCGCAAGATTAGAGATGAAATTCAACGCATTACCTTTCTTGTCGAGAGGTTCGCGTTTATCGCTGGGGCTGGAATACCAGCATGACGATCCGCGTGGCAGCCAGCGTTTTGCCATGTTGCGACTCAGCATTCCATTGGGGGGCACAAAGGCTAGATCAAGTCGAGCGCTGACAGCAATGGAGCAACGGATGACAGATCCTGTTGTCCGCGATGTCGATGTGGTCAGCCAGGGAGGCAGTTATGGCTCGCCAGAAGTGATTCGCGAAACCGCCGATGGGAAACGCATTGTGCTGTTTGATGACAGCGTTAATGGCAATAATGTCAGTACCGCCATTGCTAACGCAGGTGAAAACACGACCGTCATCCTGAACGGTGATTACAACGGGGTAAATACCCTCACGACAGTACAGCAAGGCCAAGACATTCTGGGGGCTGCAAACCTTAAGGTCAAAACTCCTTCAGGAAGAACCGTCAGCATTACCACACCATCAGCCAGCCTCTCAGGGGAAGGCGATAATAATGGCAGTGGCTTATTCCGGTTTTTTGAGATGGCAGATAACAGCAGTCTTATCGGTGTGAAAGCCAAAATAACAAATTCATCTTCAGCAATGATCGCCAAAATAGAGGGCAAAGAGAATGTCAAGATTCTGAACAACACGCTCACCTCAGAGGTGAGTAGTGGCTCATCAGCAGTTATTCTAACGATAAGAAATAGCCGTAATGTCACCGTACGTGATAACAAAATGAACCTTATCGCCAATGGTTATAATGGTGCGGTCTTACAAATTCTCAATAATAACGCCAATATCGACTTTTCTAATAATAACCTGAACATGGCAGGCACATCCCCAGTGAGTAAATGGGTGACATACTTTCTCGGGACGGGGGTGACGATTAATAACCTTTCGGGAACAGGCAATACATCAAACCTCGTCACCTGTAATATCTCTGGCGGCTATACCATTACAGGCTCAATTGAGACCAATGGCATTAATCTCTGCCCACCCTAA
- a CDS encoding type II toxin-antitoxin system RelE/ParE family toxin — MLELEYSTQFKKDFKKIAKLSIPDIVEVGHVIKQLQLGKTLSEKYLDHPLSGDWKNYRDCHIKPDLVLIYKIDTDSLKLARIGTHSELFR; from the coding sequence ATGCTTGAGCTCGAATACTCAACACAATTTAAAAAAGACTTTAAGAAAATTGCCAAACTATCCATACCCGATATCGTTGAAGTGGGTCACGTCATAAAACAACTACAACTTGGCAAAACCTTATCTGAAAAATATCTAGATCACCCATTATCAGGTGATTGGAAAAACTATCGTGATTGCCACATTAAACCTGACTTAGTTTTAATTTATAAAATTGATACAGATTCTTTAAAACTTGCAAGAATCGGAACGCATAGCGAATTGTTCCGGTAA
- a CDS encoding response regulator transcription factor, whose amino-acid sequence MEDAQKQAIHQLWDEMAASSASRSLEMLDTTLQRLADLVDAQQAYWIGSLRIEAIAENDPASGWRARHNYYLHHTAEREAVRKEHYRLLDSGQVDPSILANLKNAGTFRINIKHEMVPPEWFESEIYKKLFVPFDIRDVIFVATPISPDVESWMVFERSGKDWVNFGEAERQLLDYAVRPTKWFQKQVTLHHGIYLAEETLTAAERRVLSGLLTEKTEAEIADELGLSHSTVHTYCVRICRKFGVRGRNGLISLWLGETQE is encoded by the coding sequence ATGGAAGACGCTCAAAAACAAGCCATTCATCAACTTTGGGATGAGATGGCCGCTAGCAGTGCATCTCGCTCATTGGAAATGCTGGATACCACACTGCAAAGACTGGCCGATCTGGTTGATGCTCAGCAGGCCTACTGGATAGGCTCGTTAAGAATTGAAGCTATTGCTGAAAATGACCCAGCCTCTGGCTGGCGAGCTCGCCACAATTATTATCTGCATCATACCGCCGAACGTGAAGCTGTTCGCAAAGAACACTACCGTCTGCTCGATAGTGGACAGGTTGATCCCAGCATTCTTGCTAACCTTAAGAATGCCGGCACATTCAGAATCAATATTAAACATGAGATGGTGCCACCAGAATGGTTTGAGTCGGAGATTTATAAAAAGCTGTTTGTGCCATTTGATATTCGTGATGTCATTTTCGTGGCCACACCAATCAGCCCTGATGTTGAGTCCTGGATGGTGTTTGAACGCAGCGGTAAAGATTGGGTAAATTTTGGTGAAGCAGAACGCCAGTTATTGGATTATGCCGTGCGTCCGACAAAGTGGTTCCAAAAACAAGTCACATTGCATCATGGTATTTATCTCGCCGAAGAAACACTGACTGCAGCTGAGCGTCGGGTGCTGAGTGGCCTACTCACTGAGAAAACAGAAGCCGAGATTGCCGATGAACTGGGCCTAAGTCACAGTACGGTTCACACATATTGCGTTCGAATATGTCGAAAGTTTGGTGTGCGTGGTCGTAATGGGCTTATTTCATTATGGCTTGGCGAAACACAAGAATAA
- a CDS encoding M23 family metallopeptidase, whose protein sequence is MNDPTKASDNEETPVPEQGEMNQVVDNKSSATESAKPCKRVMRFWLLFIVLSGLVVLLSVRDDLRQNAVESSEQAVHYIAFDMLGWSPRELFIWRLRMAGLLESPLGQRWTHAVDRASKKPIQAGAQYRTTETFEDDEVEAHIYQVSLERGEKLVWQLTRQDTADSRLYASLERRKRNDEHWTTISHLEAEGDTQTRIASAAGDYRVVLQPELFAKVDYSLAMASGGSLPFPVEGAKQRDIGSVFGDPRDGGARKHHGVDIFAKKGTPVTAVIDGYVRTGTGGLGGKYVWLSGGMFGLGSARYYYAHLDDFAVESGDKVKKGEVIGYVGNTGNARTTPPHLHFGIYAGGPVDPEPFLKPQPELPAS, encoded by the coding sequence ATGAATGATCCGACAAAAGCATCTGACAACGAAGAAACGCCTGTACCTGAACAGGGTGAGATGAATCAGGTGGTGGATAATAAATCGTCTGCCACTGAATCTGCCAAGCCTTGCAAACGTGTGATGCGTTTCTGGTTACTGTTTATTGTGTTATCTGGTTTGGTGGTATTGCTCAGTGTTCGTGATGACCTGCGTCAAAATGCTGTTGAGAGTAGTGAACAGGCAGTTCACTACATTGCCTTCGATATGCTGGGTTGGTCACCGCGAGAGCTGTTTATCTGGCGTTTAAGGATGGCAGGATTATTAGAAAGTCCATTAGGCCAACGCTGGACACATGCAGTTGATCGAGCCAGCAAAAAACCAATACAAGCTGGTGCTCAATATCGTACTACTGAGACTTTTGAAGATGATGAAGTGGAAGCCCATATTTATCAGGTCTCATTAGAACGAGGTGAAAAGCTGGTATGGCAACTCACACGACAGGATACGGCTGATAGTCGCTTATACGCCAGCCTGGAACGACGCAAAAGAAATGATGAACACTGGACGACAATAAGTCATCTAGAGGCAGAAGGCGACACCCAGACGAGAATCGCATCAGCAGCTGGCGATTATCGCGTTGTGTTACAGCCCGAGTTATTTGCCAAAGTCGATTATTCCTTAGCCATGGCGAGTGGTGGTTCATTACCTTTTCCTGTAGAGGGCGCTAAGCAACGGGATATCGGTAGCGTTTTTGGTGACCCACGTGATGGCGGTGCCAGAAAGCATCATGGTGTCGATATTTTTGCTAAAAAGGGCACGCCTGTTACGGCTGTGATTGATGGTTACGTCCGTACTGGGACCGGTGGATTGGGGGGCAAATACGTCTGGTTGTCAGGTGGAATGTTTGGTTTAGGCAGCGCCCGATATTACTACGCTCATCTGGATGACTTTGCTGTTGAATCGGGTGATAAGGTTAAAAAAGGTGAGGTTATCGGCTATGTGGGCAACACGGGTAATGCCAGAACCACGCCACCTCATCTTCACTTTGGGATCTACGCTGGTGGCCCAGTTGATCCTGAGCCGTTTCTGAAGCCTCAGCCAGAATTGCCTGCAAGCTGA